A single genomic interval of Anolis carolinensis isolate JA03-04 chromosome X, rAnoCar3.1.pri, whole genome shotgun sequence harbors:
- the LOC134292874 gene encoding hepatocyte nuclear factor 1-alpha-like isoform X3, whose translation MVSRLSLLQGELLGALLGSGVSKDALVAALRTGQGADEEEEEEEEEEEEEGEGEEEAHRLEEAPLRRELERLSPHQAAQQKALVDTLLQEDPWRVAKMVKSYLQQHNIPQREVVDTTGLNQSHLSQHLNKGTPMKTQKRAALYAWYVRKQQEVAQQFTHAGQDLSAEEESVAGEDLPAKKGRRNRFKWGPASQQILFQAYERQKNPSKEEREALVDECNRAECLQRGVSPSQAQGLGSNLVTEVRVYNWFANRRKEEAFRHKLALDGYGGPPAGAAPHLAPGDGAPLSPSKVHEQQQEQQHQQNVPFADPGLRYHQQQPVAASETSESSPCDPLGGNVVAVAAHTALHQVSSPSGLCSPASGSAPEVKMIPVPGGPLPPVSTLTALHGLEPRALSPQTQSLIMASLSGVMAIGAGDPSSFAHAGGSTLVIGLASTQGPSVPAVLNSMGSSLTTLQPVQFSPQLHPSPYQQQVQSPFVASHGSSSTSGGLTLYPGPQSGIETFISSQ comes from the exons ATGGTGTCCCGGCTGAGCCTCCTTCAGGGGGAGCTCCTGGGGGCGCTGCTGGGCTCCGGGGTCAGCAAGGACGCCCTGGTGGCCGCACTCCGGACGGGTCAAGGggcggacgaggaggaggaggaggaggaggaggaagaggaagaggaaggggaaggagaggaggaagcccACCGCCTGGAGGAGGCCCCGCTGAGGAGGGAGCTGGAGCGCCTGAGCCCACACCAGGCCGCCCAGCAGAAGGCCCTCGTGGACACCCTCCTCCA AGAGGACCCCTGGCGGGTGGCCAAGATGGTGAAGTCCTACCTGCAGCAGCACAACATCCCCCAGCGCGAGGTGGTGGACACCACGGGCCTCAACCAGTCCCACCTCTCGCAGCACCTCAACAAGGGCACCCCCATGAAGACCCAGAAGCGCGCCGCCCTCTACGCCTGGTACGTCCGCAAGCAGCAGGAGGTCGCCCAAC AGTTCACTCACGCCGGCCAGGACCTGTCTGCGGAGGAGGAGTCCGTGGCGGGGGAGGATCTCCCGGCCAAGAAGGGGCGCAGGAACCGCTTCAAGTGGGGTCCCGCCTCCCAGCAGATCCTCTTCCAGGCCTACGAGAGGCAGAAGAACCCCagcaaggaggagagggaggcccTGGTCGACGAGTGCAACAG AGCAGAGTGCCTCCAGCGAGGGGTCTCCCCGTCCCAGGCACAGGGGCTGGGCTCCAACCTGGTCACCGAGGTCCGCGTCTACAACTGGTTCGCCAACCGGAGGAAGGAGGAGGCCTTCCGGCACAAGCTGGCCCTGGACGGCTACGGGGGGCCTCCGGCGGGGGCCGCTCCCCACTTGGCCCCTGGCGACGGGGCCCCGCTCTCCCCCAGCAAAGTCCACG aacaacaacaagaacaacaacatcaacagaaCGTCCCGTTCGCCGACCCGGGCCTGAGGTACCACCAGCAGCAGCCCGTCGCGGCCAGTGAGACCAGCGAGTCCTCGCCCTGCGACCCTCTCGGGGGGAACGTGGTCGCCGTGGCCGCCCACACTGCCCTCCACCAGGTCTCATCTCCCTCCGGCCTCTGCTCACCCGCCTCCGGGTCGGCCCCGGAGGTCAAGATG ATCCCGGTGCCCGGAGGCCCACTCCCGCCGGTGAGCACGCTGACCGCCCTGCACGGCCTGGAGCCCCGGGCGCTGAGCCCCCAGACCCAGAGCCTCATCATGGCCTCCCTCTCGGGGGTCATGGCCATCGGCGCCGGGGACCCCTCCTCCTTCGCCCACGCCGGGGGATCCACGCTCGTCATCG GCCTGGCGTCCACTCAGGGCCCGAGCGTCCCAGCCGTCCTCAACAGCATGGGCAGCAGCCTGACCACTCTCCAGCCGGTCCAGTTCTCCCCGCAGCTCCACCCGTCCCCGTACCAGCAGCAGGTCCAGAGCCCCTTCGTGGCCTCTCACG GGTCCTCGTCGACGTCCGGCGGCCTGACCCTGTACCCGGGCCCCCAGTCCGGAATCGAGACCTTCATCTCCTCCCAGTAA
- the LOC134292874 gene encoding hepatocyte nuclear factor 1-alpha-like isoform X1: protein MVSRLSLLQGELLGALLGSGVSKDALVAALRTGQGADEEEEEEEEEEEEEGEGEEEAHRLEEAPLRRELERLSPHQAAQQKALVDTLLQEDPWRVAKMVKSYLQQHNIPQREVVDTTGLNQSHLSQHLNKGTPMKTQKRAALYAWYVRKQQEVAQQFTHAGQDLSAEEESVAGEDLPAKKGRRNRFKWGPASQQILFQAYERQKNPSKEEREALVDECNRAECLQRGVSPSQAQGLGSNLVTEVRVYNWFANRRKEEAFRHKLALDGYGGPPAGAAPHLAPGDGAPLSPSKVHEQQQEQQHQQNVPFADPGLRYHQQQPVAASETSESSPCDPLGGNVVAVAAHTALHQVSSPSGLCSPASGSAPEVKMIPVPGGPLPPVSTLTALHGLEPRALSPQTQSLIMASLSGVMAIGAGDPSSFAHAGGSTLVIGLASTQGPSVPAVLNSMGSSLTTLQPVQFSPQLHPSPYQQQVQSPFVASHALYGHKQEAAPFAQASFLLTDTSGLTPAKQVFAPDLEILPASGQAPGGPEAAISHLGSSPAGSSSTSGGLTLYPGPQSGIETFISSQ, encoded by the exons ATGGTGTCCCGGCTGAGCCTCCTTCAGGGGGAGCTCCTGGGGGCGCTGCTGGGCTCCGGGGTCAGCAAGGACGCCCTGGTGGCCGCACTCCGGACGGGTCAAGGggcggacgaggaggaggaggaggaggaggaggaagaggaagaggaaggggaaggagaggaggaagcccACCGCCTGGAGGAGGCCCCGCTGAGGAGGGAGCTGGAGCGCCTGAGCCCACACCAGGCCGCCCAGCAGAAGGCCCTCGTGGACACCCTCCTCCA AGAGGACCCCTGGCGGGTGGCCAAGATGGTGAAGTCCTACCTGCAGCAGCACAACATCCCCCAGCGCGAGGTGGTGGACACCACGGGCCTCAACCAGTCCCACCTCTCGCAGCACCTCAACAAGGGCACCCCCATGAAGACCCAGAAGCGCGCCGCCCTCTACGCCTGGTACGTCCGCAAGCAGCAGGAGGTCGCCCAAC AGTTCACTCACGCCGGCCAGGACCTGTCTGCGGAGGAGGAGTCCGTGGCGGGGGAGGATCTCCCGGCCAAGAAGGGGCGCAGGAACCGCTTCAAGTGGGGTCCCGCCTCCCAGCAGATCCTCTTCCAGGCCTACGAGAGGCAGAAGAACCCCagcaaggaggagagggaggcccTGGTCGACGAGTGCAACAG AGCAGAGTGCCTCCAGCGAGGGGTCTCCCCGTCCCAGGCACAGGGGCTGGGCTCCAACCTGGTCACCGAGGTCCGCGTCTACAACTGGTTCGCCAACCGGAGGAAGGAGGAGGCCTTCCGGCACAAGCTGGCCCTGGACGGCTACGGGGGGCCTCCGGCGGGGGCCGCTCCCCACTTGGCCCCTGGCGACGGGGCCCCGCTCTCCCCCAGCAAAGTCCACG aacaacaacaagaacaacaacatcaacagaaCGTCCCGTTCGCCGACCCGGGCCTGAGGTACCACCAGCAGCAGCCCGTCGCGGCCAGTGAGACCAGCGAGTCCTCGCCCTGCGACCCTCTCGGGGGGAACGTGGTCGCCGTGGCCGCCCACACTGCCCTCCACCAGGTCTCATCTCCCTCCGGCCTCTGCTCACCCGCCTCCGGGTCGGCCCCGGAGGTCAAGATG ATCCCGGTGCCCGGAGGCCCACTCCCGCCGGTGAGCACGCTGACCGCCCTGCACGGCCTGGAGCCCCGGGCGCTGAGCCCCCAGACCCAGAGCCTCATCATGGCCTCCCTCTCGGGGGTCATGGCCATCGGCGCCGGGGACCCCTCCTCCTTCGCCCACGCCGGGGGATCCACGCTCGTCATCG GCCTGGCGTCCACTCAGGGCCCGAGCGTCCCAGCCGTCCTCAACAGCATGGGCAGCAGCCTGACCACTCTCCAGCCGGTCCAGTTCTCCCCGCAGCTCCACCCGTCCCCGTACCAGCAGCAGGTCCAGAGCCCCTTCGTGGCCTCTCACG CGCTCTACGGCCACAAACAGGAAGCGGCCCCGTTCGCCCAGGCCAGCTTCCTGCTGACCGACACGTCCGGCCTGACCCCGGCCAAACAG GTGTTCGCCCCCGACCTGGAGATCCTCCCCGCGAGCGGTCAAGCGCCCGGCGGCCCCGAGGCGGCCATTTCCCACCTGGGCTCCAGCCCTGCCG GGTCCTCGTCGACGTCCGGCGGCCTGACCCTGTACCCGGGCCCCCAGTCCGGAATCGAGACCTTCATCTCCTCCCAGTAA
- the LOC134292874 gene encoding hepatocyte nuclear factor 1-alpha-like isoform X4, with protein sequence MVKSYLQQHNIPQREVVDTTGLNQSHLSQHLNKGTPMKTQKRAALYAWYVRKQQEVAQQFTHAGQDLSAEEESVAGEDLPAKKGRRNRFKWGPASQQILFQAYERQKNPSKEEREALVDECNRAECLQRGVSPSQAQGLGSNLVTEVRVYNWFANRRKEEAFRHKLALDGYGGPPAGAAPHLAPGDGAPLSPSKVHEQQQEQQHQQNVPFADPGLRYHQQQPVAASETSESSPCDPLGGNVVAVAAHTALHQVSSPSGLCSPASGSAPEVKMIPVPGGPLPPVSTLTALHGLEPRALSPQTQSLIMASLSGVMAIGAGDPSSFAHAGGSTLVIGLASTQGPSVPAVLNSMGSSLTTLQPVQFSPQLHPSPYQQQVQSPFVASHALYGHKQEAAPFAQASFLLTDTSGLTPAKQVFAPDLEILPASGQAPGGPEAAISHLGSSPAGSSSTSGGLTLYPGPQSGIETFISSQ encoded by the exons ATGGTGAAGTCCTACCTGCAGCAGCACAACATCCCCCAGCGCGAGGTGGTGGACACCACGGGCCTCAACCAGTCCCACCTCTCGCAGCACCTCAACAAGGGCACCCCCATGAAGACCCAGAAGCGCGCCGCCCTCTACGCCTGGTACGTCCGCAAGCAGCAGGAGGTCGCCCAAC AGTTCACTCACGCCGGCCAGGACCTGTCTGCGGAGGAGGAGTCCGTGGCGGGGGAGGATCTCCCGGCCAAGAAGGGGCGCAGGAACCGCTTCAAGTGGGGTCCCGCCTCCCAGCAGATCCTCTTCCAGGCCTACGAGAGGCAGAAGAACCCCagcaaggaggagagggaggcccTGGTCGACGAGTGCAACAG AGCAGAGTGCCTCCAGCGAGGGGTCTCCCCGTCCCAGGCACAGGGGCTGGGCTCCAACCTGGTCACCGAGGTCCGCGTCTACAACTGGTTCGCCAACCGGAGGAAGGAGGAGGCCTTCCGGCACAAGCTGGCCCTGGACGGCTACGGGGGGCCTCCGGCGGGGGCCGCTCCCCACTTGGCCCCTGGCGACGGGGCCCCGCTCTCCCCCAGCAAAGTCCACG aacaacaacaagaacaacaacatcaacagaaCGTCCCGTTCGCCGACCCGGGCCTGAGGTACCACCAGCAGCAGCCCGTCGCGGCCAGTGAGACCAGCGAGTCCTCGCCCTGCGACCCTCTCGGGGGGAACGTGGTCGCCGTGGCCGCCCACACTGCCCTCCACCAGGTCTCATCTCCCTCCGGCCTCTGCTCACCCGCCTCCGGGTCGGCCCCGGAGGTCAAGATG ATCCCGGTGCCCGGAGGCCCACTCCCGCCGGTGAGCACGCTGACCGCCCTGCACGGCCTGGAGCCCCGGGCGCTGAGCCCCCAGACCCAGAGCCTCATCATGGCCTCCCTCTCGGGGGTCATGGCCATCGGCGCCGGGGACCCCTCCTCCTTCGCCCACGCCGGGGGATCCACGCTCGTCATCG GCCTGGCGTCCACTCAGGGCCCGAGCGTCCCAGCCGTCCTCAACAGCATGGGCAGCAGCCTGACCACTCTCCAGCCGGTCCAGTTCTCCCCGCAGCTCCACCCGTCCCCGTACCAGCAGCAGGTCCAGAGCCCCTTCGTGGCCTCTCACG CGCTCTACGGCCACAAACAGGAAGCGGCCCCGTTCGCCCAGGCCAGCTTCCTGCTGACCGACACGTCCGGCCTGACCCCGGCCAAACAG GTGTTCGCCCCCGACCTGGAGATCCTCCCCGCGAGCGGTCAAGCGCCCGGCGGCCCCGAGGCGGCCATTTCCCACCTGGGCTCCAGCCCTGCCG GGTCCTCGTCGACGTCCGGCGGCCTGACCCTGTACCCGGGCCCCCAGTCCGGAATCGAGACCTTCATCTCCTCCCAGTAA
- the LOC134292875 gene encoding E3 ubiquitin-protein ligase RNF185 isoform X3: MRERACVNARKRALGRLRVERVRLRGSGGTVLRVLRPKVSPATSGSGGKKNTSAESGRDSSLDTEASGSEEGAYIRTQTEEILPARRSPCSFRMAALSSTSSNGVPSAGNNGESVGVGGPDSTFECNICLDTAKDAVISLCGHLFCWPCLHQWLETRPNRQVCPVCKAGISRDKVIPLYGRGSTGQQDPREKTPPRPQGQRPEPENRGGFQGFGFGDGGFQMSFDEGGGAYRSDWQPGLKTALPRHII; the protein is encoded by the exons ATGAGGGAGCGCGCATGCGTGAATGCCAGAAAACGCGCATTGGGACGGCTTCGTGTCGAGCGAGTGCGCCTGCGCGGAAGTGGCGGGACAGTATTGCGGGTGTTGCGGCCTAAAGTGTCCCCCGCAACTTCCGGTTCCGgtggaaaaaaaaacacctcaGCGGAGAGCGGACGAGACTCGTCGCTCGACACGGAAGCGAGCGGAAGTGAGGAGGGGGCCTACATCC gaacgCAAACAGAGGAGATTTTGCCAGCGAGGAGGAGCCCATGCTCGTTCAG GATGGCGGCGCTGAGCAGCACCAGCAGCAACGGGGTCCCGAGTGCGGGGAACAACGGGGAGTCCGTGGGGGTCGGCGGCCCGGACAGCACCTTCGAGTGCAACATCTGCCTGGACACCGCCAAGGACGCCGTCATCAGCCTCTGCGGACACCTCTTCTG CTGGCCTTGTTTGCACCAG TGGCTGGAAACGCGGCCAAACCGGCAGGTGTGCCCGGTGTGCAAAGCCGGGATCAGCCGAGATAAAGTCATCCCGCTCTACGGGCGAGGAAGCACCGGGCAGCAGGACCCCAG GGAGAAAACCCCCCCGAGACCCCAGGGACAGAGGCCCGAACCAGAAAACCGAGGG GGCTTCCAGGGCTTTGGCTTTGGGGACGGGGGCTTCCAGATGTCCTTtgacgaagggggcggggcctatcgttctgactggcagccagggttgaaaacggctcttcctcgtcataTAATTTAg
- the LOC134292876 gene encoding protein CUSTOS-like, which translates to MAFLKMAAAGKKNGAGNGSSGGSSDEDDAEALQRAREAAWVPPRGVPSPSIARPNEEYANELQTSAGFKAHVAKKLTAILDRSVTLWDRPPGTIEKEQEGAEPPGDGFRLFSSSLPENSEKPESLPSMVRKKRRCSSSSSSSGEEWLRCREAAMTAADILKGSGLEQGGAGGGPSATTDGSPAAILRKKRKRKRGKQDGVGPT; encoded by the exons ATGGCCTTCCTAAAAATGGCAGCGGCCGGGAAGAAGAATGGCGCCGGTAATGGAAGCAGCGGCGGCAGCAGCGACGAAGACGACGCGGAGGCCTTGCAGAGAGCCCGGGAGGCCGCCTGGGTCCCTCCCCGCGGAGTCCCGTCGCCGTCGATCG ccCGCCCTAATGAGGAATATGCAAATGAGCTGCAAACGAGCGCCGGGTTCAAGGCTCACGTGGCCAAGAAGCTGACAGCCATCTTGGACAG GTCGGTGACGCTCTGGGATCGTCCGCCAGGAACCATAGAGAAGGAACAGGAAGGGGCGGAGCCGCCCGGAGACG GGTTCCGCCTCTTCTCCTCGTCGCTTCCGGAAAATTCCGAAAAACCCGAATCCTTGCCTTCCATGGTGAGGAAGAAGAGGCGATGCTCCTCCTCCTCGAG CTCTTCGGGGGAGGAGTGGCTCCGTTGCCGGGAGGCGGCCATGACGGCGGCGGACATCTTGAAGGGGAGTGGCCTAGAGCAGGGCGGAGCGGGGGGCGGGCCTTCCGCCACGACCGACGGATCCCCGGCGGCCATTTtgcggaagaagaggaagaggaagagggggaaaCAAGACGGAGTCGGACCGACTTGA
- the LOC134292874 gene encoding hepatocyte nuclear factor 1-alpha-like isoform X2, which translates to MVSRLSLLQGELLGALLGSGVSKDALVAALRTGQGADEEEEEEEEEEEEEGEGEEEAHRLEEAPLRRELERLSPHQAAQQKALVDTLLQEDPWRVAKMVKSYLQQHNIPQREVVDTTGLNQSHLSQHLNKGTPMKTQKRAALYAWYVRKQQEVAQQFTHAGQDLSAEEESVAGEDLPAKKGRRNRFKWGPASQQILFQAYERQKNPSKEEREALVDECNRAECLQRGVSPSQAQGLGSNLVTEVRVYNWFANRRKEEAFRHKLALDGYGGPPAGAAPHLAPGDGAPLSPSKVHEQQEQQHQQNVPFADPGLRYHQQQPVAASETSESSPCDPLGGNVVAVAAHTALHQVSSPSGLCSPASGSAPEVKMIPVPGGPLPPVSTLTALHGLEPRALSPQTQSLIMASLSGVMAIGAGDPSSFAHAGGSTLVIGLASTQGPSVPAVLNSMGSSLTTLQPVQFSPQLHPSPYQQQVQSPFVASHALYGHKQEAAPFAQASFLLTDTSGLTPAKQVFAPDLEILPASGQAPGGPEAAISHLGSSPAGSSSTSGGLTLYPGPQSGIETFISSQ; encoded by the exons ATGGTGTCCCGGCTGAGCCTCCTTCAGGGGGAGCTCCTGGGGGCGCTGCTGGGCTCCGGGGTCAGCAAGGACGCCCTGGTGGCCGCACTCCGGACGGGTCAAGGggcggacgaggaggaggaggaggaggaggaggaagaggaagaggaaggggaaggagaggaggaagcccACCGCCTGGAGGAGGCCCCGCTGAGGAGGGAGCTGGAGCGCCTGAGCCCACACCAGGCCGCCCAGCAGAAGGCCCTCGTGGACACCCTCCTCCA AGAGGACCCCTGGCGGGTGGCCAAGATGGTGAAGTCCTACCTGCAGCAGCACAACATCCCCCAGCGCGAGGTGGTGGACACCACGGGCCTCAACCAGTCCCACCTCTCGCAGCACCTCAACAAGGGCACCCCCATGAAGACCCAGAAGCGCGCCGCCCTCTACGCCTGGTACGTCCGCAAGCAGCAGGAGGTCGCCCAAC AGTTCACTCACGCCGGCCAGGACCTGTCTGCGGAGGAGGAGTCCGTGGCGGGGGAGGATCTCCCGGCCAAGAAGGGGCGCAGGAACCGCTTCAAGTGGGGTCCCGCCTCCCAGCAGATCCTCTTCCAGGCCTACGAGAGGCAGAAGAACCCCagcaaggaggagagggaggcccTGGTCGACGAGTGCAACAG AGCAGAGTGCCTCCAGCGAGGGGTCTCCCCGTCCCAGGCACAGGGGCTGGGCTCCAACCTGGTCACCGAGGTCCGCGTCTACAACTGGTTCGCCAACCGGAGGAAGGAGGAGGCCTTCCGGCACAAGCTGGCCCTGGACGGCTACGGGGGGCCTCCGGCGGGGGCCGCTCCCCACTTGGCCCCTGGCGACGGGGCCCCGCTCTCCCCCAGCAAAGTCCACG aacaacaagaacaacaacatcaacagaaCGTCCCGTTCGCCGACCCGGGCCTGAGGTACCACCAGCAGCAGCCCGTCGCGGCCAGTGAGACCAGCGAGTCCTCGCCCTGCGACCCTCTCGGGGGGAACGTGGTCGCCGTGGCCGCCCACACTGCCCTCCACCAGGTCTCATCTCCCTCCGGCCTCTGCTCACCCGCCTCCGGGTCGGCCCCGGAGGTCAAGATG ATCCCGGTGCCCGGAGGCCCACTCCCGCCGGTGAGCACGCTGACCGCCCTGCACGGCCTGGAGCCCCGGGCGCTGAGCCCCCAGACCCAGAGCCTCATCATGGCCTCCCTCTCGGGGGTCATGGCCATCGGCGCCGGGGACCCCTCCTCCTTCGCCCACGCCGGGGGATCCACGCTCGTCATCG GCCTGGCGTCCACTCAGGGCCCGAGCGTCCCAGCCGTCCTCAACAGCATGGGCAGCAGCCTGACCACTCTCCAGCCGGTCCAGTTCTCCCCGCAGCTCCACCCGTCCCCGTACCAGCAGCAGGTCCAGAGCCCCTTCGTGGCCTCTCACG CGCTCTACGGCCACAAACAGGAAGCGGCCCCGTTCGCCCAGGCCAGCTTCCTGCTGACCGACACGTCCGGCCTGACCCCGGCCAAACAG GTGTTCGCCCCCGACCTGGAGATCCTCCCCGCGAGCGGTCAAGCGCCCGGCGGCCCCGAGGCGGCCATTTCCCACCTGGGCTCCAGCCCTGCCG GGTCCTCGTCGACGTCCGGCGGCCTGACCCTGTACCCGGGCCCCCAGTCCGGAATCGAGACCTTCATCTCCTCCCAGTAA